attaatttttaatgaaatgcagtaaaatttacaaatttttgccGCGGAGGGATGTTTGTTTTACCAGATGATGTTTACGAATGAATTCAATTGGTTTGAATCTTGGTAATACGACTGaagcaaagaataataattTATTGTGAATATGTGAATGAGCGCATTTATTTTGCTCTCTTTGAAATTTCTGACCAAATTTTCGAGCGACGAAAGTGGAATGGAgcaaaagtcgaagtcgactttttgtGGTTGAAAAAAGTACAATCGATTACAAAATCGAGTCAACGAGTTTTGGcgattttgatttaattttaatatcgcTTGGAACTTTGGTGAACGAAAGAAATTGGTCCCGGCACGGAatgactatgagcatcacacaggctggaacttggAGCTCCAATCTGTATGATGCTATAAGTTATCGCTAGAAGCTTAGTtgggagctaccgggtgcgtccacaggttggggataatggaatgctccatacggagtagctgctttTGCAGTCGCAtgaggcaccggctcttgcttaaatactgagtgcctgatgctcgatacgacaaggagAGATATTGGcccttttaaataaccaatggccatggcATAGACCGGAACGTGCTTGCTTCCTCGCAATtctacatgcaaatgtggctacaacattaACAACAGAGAAATTGGTTAGTAATTGTGCTAATTAGAGAAGTCCACGTAAATGATGATTTTTCACCCACTCTCGTgagcaaaatattttattcaagAAAAACTTTCTTCTGTTGACTTacgctcacgagaaaatcaccacATTAAATTTAATGAATCAGATGATGTTGTCCATAaaagtgggtattaagttcctgtttcacagtgaaatacccatgtttttcacgACTACTTTTtggaaacactacaaaaatctcactgATAACATAtactttcaataaaattttatcataaataaaggctggtactatattagatttttgtgatatttttcccCGATTAATTTTTTAGATAACagattttaaagcaataaaacttgctgatttcattcatgaGGATATTCCTTAATTACTTGTggtaaaattgtatttttataattGTTATCTGCGTAGTTTTTGataaaagtaatcgcgaaaaacatgAGTTTTCAACGGTGCAAAACGAAAATAGTACCAGCCATTCATTTATGAcctaatgaatgaaatcagcaaggattttgacttcaaaatctaatatttaaaaaaaattaatcgtaaaaagtattatttttccctgtgaaacacgaacttaatactCACCTCAATCCGTTAAAaccatcaaaattttaaatcaaatttaaacCCATTGAAAAAATGAATGCAAGAATGTAATCAAAAAgagttgaaaattaaaaattaaaaaaaatttcgactgaTCGCCTCTATAACAATGAATCCTGTTgcagaggttttttttttgaaatatttgcttTCTATGCACTTTTTGAGCCGCCAATAATTCGCAAAACGATACATGACTTCAAATTCAATTgatcatttttaattttctgaacACATTTTCACCGCCGATCGTCAAATGATAATAAGGGGATGGAAAAAAACTTACAAATCCACAAAATcttctttaaaattaattttatttgtagGAGATGTCTTTGGCGTTGCTttggttttaaatatttaaacgcAGTAACACCACTAGACTCTAAAGCCGACTGACAGAGTGTTTATACTCAATGAACAAACAACCGCCTTTCAGCCACAGGAAAGAGGAATTTAGATAGATATATAAATGATAACTATAATAAGATAATTTATCTTAGTTTTACTACCTGCATTGGCTCTGAGCAACAACTTATCTCTATAGCTGATTGTGATATTCTATTGGTCGAACGCTAGACTACCACTCTTACAAAGCATAGGCAGGCATACATATGGAAGAGCATCgcgtttatttaaaaatttgaattttggtgTGGGGAAATTATTGGGTTATTTTTTCATCAATGGTGTGTGTTCGTGGGTATTTTCTTAGCATTGTTTTTTTGCCTTGCAAGGAATCATATGAGAGAATAGGAATTCCAATTGTCAACAAATGATGGTAATATGTTGCTTCAAATGAAATCAGGAAACGCAAGCATACTTAAAACGTCAATACAATGCGAACATGGGCCAGATGCTTGTAAGATATGAAGAAGAAATTACTTGTAAGTcccaaaacttatttttttaaatccaaatttgttaataaactcattatttttttttttaatttatatagtTGTCAAAGCAAAACAGCCGACAATAAGAAAAGAATCGCAGATTTTCATTACATGATTGACTTTGAAAAGGAAAGTCCACGTTAAAACGAAAATCCCTTACGAATCGCATTTACTTCACCGTATGTCGTACACATACATATTTGATTAACTGAGTGGGCGACAAAACAAACTCTCATGCATGAGTAGGGTAACTCAAAAGTTTTGATAAGTACAATACAATTCTCCTAACGTTGGTTTAGTGGCACCTACTTGCAGCTAAGGGTTGACATACAAATTGTATAAGCGATATAGGAGCATaactaaaacattaaaaaaagaaGTTTTAACTAAAAAGGGTATGTGTCATCTAggaacgtagccaggatttttttTGGAAGGGGGGGGCactccacattttttcaaaatcgaaaattgccaaaattcttgttactgtgaaattggtaaagatacttaaatatttttttttttgaaaattgtggtagctATTGGGTGCAGGAAATGACACAtaggcggtgacatttggtcataaagtcagagctgaattttacactgattgccaacacagtgcaaatatattttgtatgttGTATTAATGACGAACGCTACACAacggctgttgctgctgctccgtgtgcccaggttcgcagTAACGACGACAAATAcctgtcttagaaaaatactAGCTAGTAAAATAGatgactgaaaccagttacaacaatttttcccgtcatattttgggggaaaattggcttgtaaaaagtcggcaattttttatattcgaaaaatctaacgaacaattttttcaaaagtccTAGGAGTGAGATTActggaatccgttttaatgtcttgttgcatttgatggtttcaaaaaaaaaaaaatttatggcaataatactacttcttgtgacagcaggttctattttatgccaatatcattaaatccagcatttttcgcaattttaatagctatagtcttatccgtaaagaaagaacattttgaaagtaTTATTGCCTAAATATTCgaattaaaaaaagttatagtccgattcggaccataaatgaatgctgaacattgtagaagtcattgtgtaatatttcagttcattcggataagatttgcgccttataggggctcaagaagcaaaatcgggagatcggtatatatgggagctgtatcaagcttttgaacgattcagaccatattgatcacgcatgttgaaagtcatgagagaagccgttgtacaaaatttctgccaaatctgatgagaattacgccctctagaggttccagaagtcaagatcccagataggtttatatggcagttatatcaggttatataccaatttgagccatacttagcacagttttgggatgcaaaatttcagtcaaatcggacgggaattgggccctatagaggctcaagaagtcaagacccaagatcggtttttatgacagctatatcaaaacatggaccgatttggcccatttacaatcccaaccgacctacactaataaaaagtatttgtgcaaaatttcaagcggctagcattactgcttcgaaagttagcgtgctttcaacagacaggcggacggacatggctagatcgacttaaaatgacatgacgatcaagaatatatatactttttggggccGATAAGGCCGACTAGAGTAACTGTACcgcaaggtgtaactgtatcgcaattttgagttctttagctcaatccgtaaataaagtaccattttgtaagcTTTagcacctaaatgtacaaatttcaatacaatcttctagtcatccgttacatactgccaagatgtacctgtatccctaATTTCACAGATGTAGATAAGTACCACGTTGTACATTTCAGTACAAAAATTAACGTATGtatatcaaaaaaatcttctagtcgctcaGTACATAGTACCTAGATGTAACTGTATccaatttcagagctgtagctcaatccgtaaaagAGGTTACATAggtgtacgttttagtaccaaaatgtgcgaatatgACCAAAATTTTCTAGTcgtccggtacatactgccaagatgtgcctgtatcccaaatttcaggtctgtagctcaatctataagGAAAGTACTAAacagtaccaattacagcacttaagtactttttattccactcctggtacgatttCAAGATTTGGTATTTGGTACAACTTGTCAtatatttgtcaagacatcGATTATTTTTagcaacttttttaattttagccttctccgttcactgtaaaagtaaaaaaagctatttcgtactatttggcaccaaaatgtatgatctattaaaaataacTTAGTCAGCCAACATGTATTTCTAAatatgaaatggtaccaaatacgatactaaacgtacgtttcttcCGTTACTATAAATATTGTTCATGTTTTTCTATCTACCCCCTTAATTTCGCAAgaacaatcatttaagccaaattttgacgttctagctctacccgttcgccTTATGCAAAGTTCAtctatttcgtaccttttttggtTCTTTGTTTTTTCCCCATTTaaagttgccatagtgtacctaaattcaaagctctagtccaattaacaaacaagataccaaaaagtaccaattgcggtactaaacgtgccatttttcccacttccggtactattttgggaaattgtttgtcaccaaatcttatttCTTCGAGACACTTTTTAATTTGATcccaaaatcataattctagccccATCCGTTCTCGCTGGGTAAAAAGTcatcattttgtacgttttagtacgaATGTCACAAACCCCGCCTTATCGCGCGCCTACGACCCAAGACCCACATTcgttgatcagtcagtcagcaatcacgcgtctcttttatattgtatatatatagataaatcttcatcaaaatcggacaacggaatcgagggtcaggcgtaatgggttaaaatgttttcttttaaaatatttaatgaaatttgtctatagaaaaaaaatttaggaaaatgttCTTTGGGCCAAATAACATAATAAAacgactttaaaaatgtttatgcaaaatttgaatttcagttgggttgtctttagagagtttttcgctaaaagttagtccttaaaaaaattcattaaaatgtaggctttaataaaaaattaataaaattttttttataagaactttttcttaataaaaaattaaaaaaaaaattgttaaaaaaaaacaattttgatggtgTTCCGGCCGGTGCTGATGTTTTGTCATAAGAGAATATTAcgccgaaattttgtctctagaaaaatatcattaaaataacaaaagaaattaataaaaatgtaatttttactaagaattttattacaactttggccttgagaaaaataattttaagactGCCCTGacctcagcaaaatgttgtctttgtattataaatatgaaattttgtcattataaaaaatgttaaagaaatttttgtttagaataaatttaatttaaattttttctttaggcaaAATCATTTGGGGGTGGCTCGGGACCGACGACCCCCCAccttggctacgtccctggtgtCATCTATTAGCGGCTGGTAGGATTTTCTGCCTATATTTGGCCCCCATCATCAAAGAAAGAGACAACGAGCGGACACTAAAATACAACTATGTGTACCTCcatatgtttttgttgtttcccGCTGGAATACAAACTTCATGATAAAGGTCAACCAAAGCCAAGCTGGCTGGAGGCCCACGATAGATCCGTCCTTTTTTCCTTCAATTGCCACTGCTGCCGgcctttctgttgttgttgtagctgcaTTCGCTGTAAGTATACatatttacttgtttcttttttagtCCTATCCAGCGCAATTAAGATTGTTCTAGATACAGTATCAATACAAAATGTAGTGGTAAGTTATCGATATAATGAGAGAACaggtaataaaaaaatatttaaaaaaaaataatattaaaaactaTATATGTAGTACTATTCTGACCTTCTTACCGTCTCCAGACCTAGCATCTGGCCACTTCTATTGTAGCATTCCACAGTGATTCTGCAGTCTGATTGTAGTTAATTTCTGATAAGTGAATGGTGCCATTGGGGATGGTAGTGTCTAACCTTGAAAGATATAAGTTAAATTTACAACACCATCCGGATCTTAATTGGGCCAGAGTAGCTCTGAATTTCCTTCTCATCATCTGCTACTAGTGGTGGGCGTCCACTAAGGACTATATTCGGCTGACACAATGAATACCTCCTGAAGAGGTATTGCATGGCGCTCTTGCATAAAAGCTGAAGattgttttcataaaaatgccatagatatttttaaagaaaagatAAATGGTTTtagagaagaagaaaaaatttgcgGTATTTTTTTCGACGACAATTAtagcaaacaaaatactttagtAGAAAAAGATATTAACTGCAGAGTGTTAGTAATTGATTTGAAAGCTGGATGGATTATTCTTAATGCGAATACCATTCCAATGAAAGCACAAAAATGCATTGGTATAGTAAATGAAGCGGATAAAATACCACAAGCATAACACTATAGCCCATGAGTGTTTTATGCGAAAGAACCAAttcatacacagaaaaaaatcgcctagaaattttcaattaaagtttAATTGAAGGTAACATCGTTTTCAATTAAGaacttaattgattcaataattttttaattcaatatgatttttttaacggaaatttttgctattttcaattaaaaaattaattgcttcAAATCCTTGTACTTTAAACATTAGCAGCACTGACatacataaaaaaacaaaagacaacaaaacaaacaaaataagtcatttaaatcttaaataaatgtttctcggagttcataagtataattttatttaaatcctaACCAATTTTTGCATTCCAGAAcgtttaatcattgaataaatatatTGCGTTTTTCTCTAGCAGTTGTGTCATtcagattgaatgatgacaaaatatattttaatgaaatggcAAAGTTAACATTCGATTTTTTAATCCACTAAAAGACGACTTCCACTTTTTTAGacaaaaagtcgattaatcgattagtcgaaattAGACATATGGATCCCTAGTATTTATAATTCACATGCAGCATTGAAGTAGAAATTTGATTTGATACTATAAAATGTTAAGTTTATTGAATAAAGCCAAATTTATGCTTGTGCCTACCGCCAGAAGCATTTCATCCAGTGTTATTGCACGAACATCTAATGAAGAAATTGCCGTAGAAGAAAAGCAAACTGCAAAAACACCTCCTCCAAAGGGGCCGGCTATATTGTTACCGCAAAATTATCAAGAGTTTTCACCTTTAAATCTTAAAGATTGTCGACAGGCATGGATTGAAAACATTGATGCTGTAGAAGAGCGCAAGTTGGGTTTAATTGAATTGCATCCAGATGTGTTTGCTGTCCAGCCAAGAGTCGATGTGATCCAGGAAAACATTGAATGGCAACGTAAATACCGTTATGTAAGTTTTGCCCATTCAAAAAGCAGAGCTGAAGTTCGTGGCGGAGGTCGTAAGCCTTGGCCACAAAAAGGTGGTGGGCGTTCACGTCATGGCTCACTTCGTTCACCACTTTTAAAGGGAGGTGGTGTGGCGCATGGTCCGCGCTCTCCCACTTCGCATTTCTATATGCTACCCTTTATGAAGCGAGTCTTAGGCCTAACATCGACATTGAGTGTAAAATTGGCTCAGGATGATTTACACATTATAAGCGATGTGGAAATACCAAGTAAAGATCCTGAATTTATCAAGGATTTGATTCAAGAACGCAATTGGGGACCATCTGTGTTGATTGTTGATAAGTACGCAGTGGAATGATATGAATGGACTACAGTTTTCTTATGTATTTATTATTGCAGACATGACGAATTTCCCGAAAATATTTGCTATGCCACGGATTCTTTGGGCTATGTCAATTTAATGCCATCCTTTAGCTTAAATTGTTACTCCATGTTGAAACATGATACTTTGGTTTTAACAGTAGAAGCTGCCAAACACTTGGAAGATCGCCTGCTTTTCCAACTTCATCGCACCGATACATTTGCCAAGGGACAGAAATTCAAATTGAATCAAGTTTAAGGAAATGTGCTTACATTTTCAACGGCAATAAATTGTTTAAGTTTTTAAATTATAAAGAAAATGTTGAAGAATCCCAATAAGTGAAGTTGTGGCATATACGCCATAAATAAGCTGCATGGTAAACGACTGTTGTGGAATAAACATTAAGGTAAACTTCAAAACGGTTATGTTATAAGTGAATGATGATACAAATAAAACTTCAATCAACATTCGAGTCAGGTAAGTGTAGAGATTTTTACCACAAAAACTGTTAAAGAAAGGAATgaaactgaaatatttcacaatctTCGGTATATACATAGTTTTCTAAACCTTAAACGTAGACCCATTTTTGTTTTGGATCGTTGGAAGCATGATGTAAAATTTGCTGTGAGTTTTATGCCCATATTGGAAGCGGCGTAATTGAAAGTACCCAATGGACTAGTCTGATCACCAAGTGCTTAAGGATATAAGTTGATGAAGTCGTGTGGTACAATACCTATATTTCgagtaaaacaaaattaatacaACCTCCAGGATATTGCATCAATATTGGAACTTCAATTTATTTAAGCTGTCAAATTCCTGATCCGTCAAACATGTATTATTTACCTATACCATGGTTAGGTTGAGATTCAAGGATATGTGTCtagcaaaaaattttgctaaacacATCTCTCTATACCTTAGGCACGCTGTGTTTGCCATATGTTGAGAAAAGGATGCATGCTAAATATGCAGTTTAAGTTTATAGAAAGCCATTATAAGTAAGAATGGCATGTCGGAGCAGCGGAAAGACCTCTTGTCTGTGAGAGTCCTTACCACTCGCCTACTTGAGGCCTTTAAGCAGTTGAGAATGAAAAAGGGCTATAATACAATCTGGATATGAAAAAAGATTTTCGCTTAAAATTGTACTCTTCCTCAGCTCCAGAATAAATAATGCAACTGGGCCTTGGCTATCCACTACCTGTAGTGTGTTGTTGTAGCATTCGTTTGCTGGGTTCTGCTAATTTTCTAGATTAAGGATCTTTGCTACTAAGCTTAGGTGCGATCAGAGTGATCTTGTTGTAAGTTTCGTGTGGTTCCAGGTtataatcgggacatacatccatCACTGATAGATGCTGATTGATCTGTCTTGTAACGCTGAATATTGCTATCTAAATCATGTAGATCCACCCTGATATCTCTGGGCGGTGGCTGCCTCTGTTATATACAAGATGGTGATTGGAATGTTCTCTGCGATACCAACATAGTACATTCTGCTTAGCACGGGTACGATCTTTGTCTTCCGTATTCATGAGAACTATGAATACAGCCCGTCACAGAGCGTAGggcagcattctgacagatctgaatgcAATTTCCCTGCATATCGCTTAGCTGGCTAGTCCACGGCACTGCATAGCGCCCACATCGCTGAATCgtaatttaacattttagacCCGGCTGCCTACTGTTTCAAAGGCTTTCGAGAGGTCCAGACCAGACCACAGTTCATATGTGTAGAGATAGCGTGCAAAGCAGTAGTCGTGTTATGCAATCTAGGGAATCAGTGCTGCGATGCAGTAAATTGAAGTTCTCCAACTACGCAGAGGTGGAGAAGACCCTCCAGTATCCTCGCTACTTGCGAGAGAAGGTAGATCAGTAATAAATAGCAGTGGGTGACTGGCCATAACTCCCAGGGGACATAACGCCCAAAAACGTATTTGGGCTTTATGACCTGCGGTCTTAAtgcccaatatttttttttagcattcTGACCtcccaaaaataataaaaccaatttttattattttttatgaaaattcacaACGACCAATTTTGTTGAGCGTTATGGCCGCTGCTATATAGGTTACAACGTTATGACCTCTTTGGGTCTATCCTACGCCGACCGCGCCATGATATAGTGAAAAATGTCCTAGACTGGACCCCGCAAGGACAGCGAGGGAGTGGACACCCGACAAACGCATGAATCTGCTGtacgaaaagagagttggaatcaaTCCATATATGATGTAATAAAGCTaaggctttggccaacgatagaactcgatggagagagcttgttgatgccctatgttcacactgaacagtttattattggccatattttattgtgatatctattgggttgcccaaaaagtaattgcggattttttaaaagaaagtaaatgcatttttaataaatcttagaatgaactttaatcaaatattctttttttacactatttttctaaagcaagctaaaagtaacagctgataactgacagaagaaagaatgcaattacagagtcacaagctgtgaaaaaatttgtcaacgccgactatatgaaaaatccgcaattaattttttgggcaacccaataatacacTCCAATTGTAAATGAAGGACATATATACAAGACCTCATTTAAAGCGGacatgaaaaatgaaaaatgttggGCGCTATGTCTGATGGGCGTAATGACCAGTCACCATAACAGTGCTGTTCAAACTTTAACAGGCGCCAGGGATCCGATTCCTTAGATCTTCCATACAGATGCGATAGCGCCGTAGTGGTGCCATGCATCTTCCCGACAATTTTGCGTATGACCACCAGACCACCAGTATCACTATGACCACCAGACAAGTTGGAATTTTAACTTCCGACTTGTATAGCGTTCAATCTTGCGGTCCGGCCCAGTATGACTATGACCACCAGACAAGTTGAAATTTCAACTTCCGATTTGTGTGGGGTTCATCGTTATCGTGGGAAGCTCATCTGACAGTTACGCGCTTGACCACGGGTTGCACACAGTGGAATACTTCGGAGTATCTGCAACTTCTCTCTTCTTTTTCTCCTCTGGGCCGGAACGACTTGCTTGCCTATGAGCTTGAACACATGAGAATATGTGGTTACAAAAACATGTCTACCTCTCAAATCATTTCACTTTTGACACTCTCCTTGAGGTTTCTTCTACAGTTCGATTTAGTGAACCACTGTCAgaacttttgttgttgttgttgttgtagcgatattttcatatggaggtggcgattctcgtcaagctcctgcaggTGAGTAAGATCGTTCGGgtccaatggccaccctgttcccgctgGTTATTTAAAACCACCAATAACCCGTCTTCTCACAACGAGcactcaatatttgtgcaagagccggtgccgcaaggcctctcactgagactctccttttGATACCGCTGTttgtctgcgactgccgttacagctactccgtatggaacgCGCTCGCAGCTAATcttctcatgacagcaatgaacaccacccatgtcggacctcaaagttccatcCTGTGTggcgctcacagctatcccgtgccgtagTCGGAACTTTAGTCTTCCGAGAAAGTAGCAGTAACAGGAAAATGGTCCTGAATCGCTTGGTGAATAGCACCAGCTCAGACTTTGGGATTTATATCAAGCCCATTGGGAGTACCAGGTTTGGGTACATCAAAATGTATATTGGGATAAAAGATTGGGCTACTGCAAGACCAGCGGCAGtgttaaaataaaaagtaaccatCTCATAGTTTTTGGTCTTGTTATTTTGCTTTTTCGTTTTTATCACAgtataaaatattaatttctttaaaataagtATAGGATTAATACACATGTAGAGTAATAGATTATTCGACTAAAGTATGATTTATATGGGTTGGTCTAGTATAAAgaattagtttttctttttcttcttatcCGCTTGTCCCAGTCCCTGCGATTCTTGATACTGACGTACAATTTGTTCTTGTACATCGGGTAGACAAGGTGAATACCGAGAATATTCCATGGAAAATTCTCCCTTACCTTGAGTACTTGATCTGCAATAAATACGAAAATTCATTTCAAGTTATAAGACAAGACTAAATCAATCATACATACCTCAATTCGCCCGCATAGCCAAACATATCATTCAATGGTACCTCTGCATAGACTGTGAACCATCCCTCATTGCCATCGGTGCCCGTAATGATACCATGTCGTTTGCTTAGCTGTCCCATTACTGCACCTTGGAATTCTTCTGGAGCTGTTACTTCCACCATCATAATTGGCTCCAGTATTTGCCATCCACCATTTTGGAATACTTCCTTA
The Stomoxys calcitrans chromosome 3, idStoCalc2.1, whole genome shotgun sequence genome window above contains:
- the LOC106082570 gene encoding large ribosomal subunit protein uL4m, with the protein product MLSLLNKAKFMLVPTARSISSSVIARTSNEEIAVEEKQTAKTPPPKGPAILLPQNYQEFSPLNLKDCRQAWIENIDAVEERKLGLIELHPDVFAVQPRVDVIQENIEWQRKYRYVSFAHSKSRAEVRGGGRKPWPQKGGGRSRHGSLRSPLLKGGGVAHGPRSPTSHFYMLPFMKRVLGLTSTLSVKLAQDDLHIISDVEIPSKDPEFIKDLIQERNWGPSVLIVDKHDEFPENICYATDSLGYVNLMPSFSLNCYSMLKHDTLVLTVEAAKHLEDRLLFQLHRTDTFAKGQKFKLNQV